In Argiope bruennichi chromosome 4, qqArgBrue1.1, whole genome shotgun sequence, a single window of DNA contains:
- the LOC129966049 gene encoding uncharacterized protein LOC129966049, with the protein MFAKLCILALVLCYVVVASHQSVRYKYFDEYLLHLEKRQQTILVEEVEIKVASPLLIRTGLVRSKEEQCCMLGQIAGEKGYHCFSKFYAARILYRNYNRAHNKRIPALLKGKPNPTADKLMRSFGQCVANRGAIFYKCCRHAAMRSS; encoded by the exons ATGTTCGCTAAATTGTGTATTTTAGCCCTGGTGCTGTGTTACGTCGTGGTTGCTTCGCATCAAAGCGTGAGATACAAGTATTTCGATG aGTACCTGTTGCATTTGGAGAAACGCCAACAGACAATCCTAGTCGAAGAAGTGGAAATCAAGGTTGCTAGTCCTTTGCTTATTCGAACAG GTCTTGTACGAAGCAAAGAAGAGCAATGCTGCATGCTTGGACAGATAGCTGGCGAGAAAGGGTatcattgtttttctaaattctaCGCTGCCCGCATATTGTACAGAAACTACAATCGAGCTCACAACAAAAGGATCCCAGCACTGTTAAAAGGCAAACCCAATCCAACAGCTGACAAGCTCATGCGCAGTTTTGGACAGTGTGTTGCCAACAGAGGAGCCATCTTCTATAAGTGCTGTCGACATGCTGCCATGCGCAGCTCTTAA